One segment of Panicum virgatum strain AP13 chromosome 3K, P.virgatum_v5, whole genome shotgun sequence DNA contains the following:
- the LOC120696704 gene encoding DDT domain-containing protein PTM-like, whose protein sequence is MDAAEPREGSDRTLDASPATAPAADEVEVEAADSGAAVEQPAAASEVEAGEGTTAVRARDVGASVKVGEGGATGDEHSAKPEENVVDGRGTEGEGRSAVSATKEGSVSGQVQAADPVVSEAKMEVDETGAASKENSPASTVSECEANGGSAPGAPQDLAPVVSEAKMEVDGGCIWEQECTAAAVAGEVKMEEGDGRVVNQGPAPPTAGLQVKEEVGECFVGRYIGWSAPGHARVLIGKVASYNSTTGVYSVVFEDGHGEDLGLPQLQELLMSDENGALGMKVSCRKRKLDLLVSSGSASEVKEPPSTRQKVDGCETSARPDAPQHSGSGSDMSEDVESSSNSSDFTKEEPSEPCPPVQAVELPPSSGDIPVPEESISYLFSVYNFLRSFSVQLFLSPFGLDDFVAAINCTAQNNLLDAVHVSLLRALRRLLESKSAEGSQLASNCLKYLDWTLLDALTWPTFLLEYLYVMSCIKNLGGRSFGRSLLATEYYKLPVPMKLRMLQILCDHVIESNELKTELEDREGYNEEMEYEMDSSASLEAGSRAVSTRASKASAYKKMNDLQNLESAPNVTNPEDTAANASQDGNSDDCRICGMDGTLVCCDGCPWAYHSRCIGQNKAFLPQGEWFCPECVVNKLGPTSSRIERGARGAQVLGIDLCGRLFLGTCDYLLVIGTSSDAESYARYYNRHDVVKVLQIFALSDTYGDICRQIEEYWKHLLGIVQSEKSKVGKEIGVSHTPQSSMLSFTPTKAGDGSGWTTLKDGGSCKTVALPQTNVQQKFVASEEQKCMSSLGAVAKNNAGVCNRTLSAQYNTHNAPRNGVFAPSVVSSISHQNGSVVTGVYNIPQAQPAQSISRPDLSTYVGTNSLPREGTVSTISAKAESFCPSYQGKQHLQLFAERSGNMSGGKAAKLMSFKPQAYMNLYNHGNIAASAAANLAVITSDEGKISASKLTANPRKRMAADNSLQLKAFSSAAAQFVWPSTEKKLMEVPRDRCGWCLACRSSAIGNKKACFLNMATANAAKGSARILSAMHVIKNSDSHFPSIVAYLVNMEESLRGLLVGSLQDVQQKERWHQQLQEASNCRTVIPLLLELESNIRGVAFSASWLKPIDDWPVESPGLLAGSSRPAPYHKRGAGGRRGRRRSLALESGAATATDDDNSWTWWTGGDISKRTLQRGALLCSTIRKAARQGGKKRIAGLSYYEGSNFPRRSRQFAWRTCVGLSQTSSQLALQVRYLDAHIRWKEFIPPDQIPSDGKSSDADLSSFRNAVICDKKIIDNKIRYALKFPNQKHLPVRVTKNILEAEGDQDEKRKLWFSENHVPLYMLREFEQNAGISSLPTPEVLDSKCFTNFYPRRVRAFTGDVFSYLFHKGEVYPCTSCKKDVLYRDIVKCSSCQGNCHKECTSRSIVSKGGSATSTLTCKLCLQKRNLMLTSYSTNASYLQPQQKSTGQQVTAPRIVFKVGSSHSAEPGLKAEAQPVTKVKAQPATKVKTQPAAKVEAQPITKVEVQPLAKVETLPITNVATPNIASVQAQPKTKAKNSKSEKPKKPKKVQAITYFGLVWKKNKTDKDDGSDFRANDIILRSKDGIGSSIKPTCCLCNKTYSPDFLYVRCERCRNWFHGDALQLEDERIGELVAYRCCRCRRRAIPQCPHSDDYTKPEPDFSEQTVATSSQSTMLSSEETFALADQDPLLASYGIVEPVGEETVDADLSANMLSFASGSNQKLSIRRAQTKNCEYLDKERSMNAYYIQDQPPGNGNITFSHMNEFSFLEADSVDASELLGWDFSQGTAYAALPDSTANHQANNNSCGSFAMDQYEPQTYFSYTELLEADDTQLENAFGMSTGLQDDGNCTGNFNQQGAGFDEMSFMIEDGASNMNFPTDDPSPDLVACHKCQNTEPPPDLKCSVCDLNLHRQCSPWDETAPPAESGDWSCGACREWR, encoded by the exons ATGGACGCCGCGGAGCCCCGGGAGGGTTCTGATCGGACGCTGGACGCCTCCCCTGCAACGGCCCCTGCTGCCGACGAGGTCGAGGTGGAGGCCGCCGATAGCGGCGCTGCGGTGGAACAACCTGCTGCGGCCAGCGAGGTGGAGGCGGGTGAAGGCACCACGGCGGTGCGTGCGCGCGATGTGGGGGCCTCGGTGAAGGTAGGTGAGGGCGGCGCCACGGGCGACGAGCACTCCGCGAAGCCTGAAGAAAACGTGGTGGATGGGCGTGGCACTGAGGGCGAAGGGCGCTCTGCTGTGTCTGCAACCAAGGAGGGCAGCGTTTCGGGGCAAGTGCAAGCTGCGGATCCTGTGGTGTCTGAAGCCAAGATGGAGGTGGATGAGACAGGTGCTGCAAGCAAGGAGAACTCTCCAGCTTCTACAGTCAGCGAATGCGAGGCAAATGGGGGGAGTGCTCCAGGGGCACCACAAGATTTGGCTCCTGTGGTGTCTGAAGCGAAGATGGAGGTGGATGGCGGCTGTATTTGGGAACAAGAGTGCACTGCAGCGGCTGTGGCAGGCGAGGTTAAGATGGAGGAAGGTGATGGCAGAGTGGTGAATCAAGGGCCTGCCCCGCCTACTGCTGGCCTTCAGGTGAAAGAGGAGGTGGGGGAGTGCTTCGTGGGCCGCTACATTGGCTGGAGTGCTCCAGGGCATGCAAGGGTTCTTATTGGGAAGGTTGCATCCTACAATAGCACAACTGGGGTCTACAGTGTGGTGTTTGAGGATGGACATGGTGAGGATTTGGGCCTTCCTCAGCTCCAGGAGCTTCTCATGTCTGATGAGAATGGTGCATTAGGCATGAAGGTGAGCTGCAGGAAGAGGAAGCTAGACTTGCTGGTTTCATCGGGGAGTGCCTCGGAGGTGAAAGAGCCACCAAGTACTAGGCAGAAGGTTGATGGATGCGAGACATCTGCCAGGCCTGATGCACCACAGCATAGTGGGTCTGGCTCAGATATGTCTGAGGATGTTGAATCTTCGAGTAATTCATCAGATTTCACTAAAGAAGAACCATCTGAGCCATGCCCTCCTGTACAGGCTGTGGAGTTGCCTCCATCGTCGGGAGACATTCCTGTGCCAGAAGAGTCCATAAGTTATCTATTTTCTGTTTATAACTTCCTGCGATCGTTCAGCGTGCAGCTGTTCCTGAGTCCATTTGGGCTGGATGATTTTGTTGCAGCCATTAATTGCACTGCGCAGAATAACTTGTTGGATGCTGTACATGTCTCGCTACTGCGTGCACTGAGGCGGCTTCTTGAATCTAAATCTGCCGAAGGATCTCAGCTCGCTTCAAATTGCTTGAA GTATCTGGATTGGACATTACTGGATGCTTTGACTTGGCCAACTTTCTTACTAGAGTACCTGTATGTGATGAGTTGCATTAAGAATCTAGGGGGGCGGAGTTTTGGTAGAAGCCTCCTAGCCACTGAATACTATAAACTTCCTGTTCCCATGAAGCTGAGGATGCTGCAAATACTCTGTGATCATGTCATTGAATCAAATGAACTCAAAACTGAACTGGAGGACCGAGAAGGATACAATGAGGAGATGGAATATGAGATGGATTCTAGCGCCTCTTTGGAGGCTGGTTCAAGAGCAGTCTCGACTAGAGCCTCAAAGGCCTCTGCTTACAAAAAGATGAATGATTTGCAGAACCTGGAAAGTGCTCCGAATGTAACAAATCCAGAAGATACTGCAGCGAATGCTTCTCAGGATGGCAACAGTGATGATTGCCGAATATGTGGCATGGATGGGACTTTGGTATGCTGCGATGGCTGCCCATGGGCATATCATTCAAGATGTATTGGTCAAAACAAAGCTTTCCTTCCCCAGGGAGAATGGTTTTGTCCAGAATGTGTGGTTAACAAGCTTGGACCAACTTCATCAAGAATTGAGCGTGGTGCAAGAGGAGCTCAAGTGCTTGGCATTGATTTGTGTGGGAGGCTTTTCTTAGGAACCTGCGACTATTTGCTGGT GATCGGAACATCTTCAGATGCAGAGTCTTATGCAAGATATTACAATCGTCATGATGTTGTCAAGGTCCTCCAAATATTTGCTCTTTCAGATACATATGGGGATATATGCAGGCAAATAGAGGAATACTGGAAGCATTTACTTGGTATAGTTCAGAGTGAGAAATCAAAAGTAGGTAAAGAAATTGGTGTGAGCCATACTCCACAATCCAGCATGTTGAGTTTTACTCCAACAAAAGCAGGAGATGGAAGTGGCTGGACAACATTAAAAGATGGTGGGAGCTGTAAAACAGTAGCACTTCCCCAAACAAATGTTCAGCAGAAATTTGTGGCTAGCGAGGAACAAAAATGCATGTCCAGCTTAGGTGCTGTCGCCAAGAATAATGCTGGAGTTTGCAATCGTACTCTATCAGCTCAGTACAACACACATAATGCACCCAGAAATGGAGTTTTTGCACCATCTGTGGTATCGTCAATTTCTCATCAGAACGGATCGGTTGTAACAGGCGTGTATAACATACCACAAGCACAGCCAGCTCAGAGTATATCCCGTCCAGACTTATCGACCTATGTTGGAACTAATAGCTTGCCCAGGGAAGGTACCGTGAGCACCATTTCTGCAAAGGCAGAATCATTTTGTCCCTCTTATCAAGGTAAACAGCACCTTCAGCTGTTTGCTGAAAGATCTGGAAACATGAGTGGTGGCAAGGCAGCAAAATTGATGTCTTTTAAACCACAGGCTTACATGAACCTCTACAATCATGGCAACATTGCAGCATCTGCTGCTGCCAATCTTGCTGTTATTACATCTGATGAAGGTAAGATTTCAGCATCCAAACTGACTGCAAACCCAAGGAAAAGAATGGCCGCAGACAATTCTCTACAATTGAAAGCATTTTCCTCAGCAGCCGCGCAATTTGTTTGGCCTAGTACCGAAAAGAAGCTTATGGAAGTCCCAAGAGATAGGTGTGGTTGGTGCCTTGCTTGTAGAAGTTCAGCAATTGGAAATAAAAAGGCTTGTTTTCTTAACATGGCCACTGCAAATGCTGCTAAAGGGTCTGCTCGAATTCTTAGTGCCATGCATGTAATAAAAAATTCTGATAGTCATTTCCCCAGTATTGTTGCTTATTTAGTCAACATGGAGGAAAGTTTGCGTGGCCTATTAGTTGGTTCACTACAGGACGTGCAGCAGAAAGAACGGTGGCATCAACAACTACAAGAAGCTTCCAACTGCAGAACTGTAATACCCCTATTGCTTGAG TTGGAAAGCAACATCCGTGGAGTGGCATTTTCTGCAAGCTGGTTAAAGCCAATAGATGACTGGCCTGTGGAATCTCCTGGTCTATTAGCGGGATCATCTCGTCCTGCACCTTACCATAAACGTGGGGCTGGTGGAAGGCGTGGCAGAAGGCGTTCGTTGGCATTGGAATCTGGTGCTGCTACTGCTACTGATGATGACAACAGCTGGACTTGGTGGACCGGAGGAGATATTTCAAAACGTACTCTGCAGAGGGGGGCTCTTCTATGTTCAACCATAAGAAAAGCTGCTCGCCAAG GTGGCAAAAAAAGGATAGCGGGTTTATCTTACTATGAAGGTTCCAATTTTCCAAGACGATCTCGGCAATTTGCTTGGAGAACATGTGTTGGACTAAGCCAGACTTCATCTCAACTTGCTCTGCAG GTTAGATATCTTGATGCCCACATTAGATGGAAGGAATTCATCCCTCCAGATCAAATTCCTTCAGATGGAAAAAGTTCTGATGCTGATCTTTCTTCCTTCAGAAATGCTGTAATCTgtgataaaaaaataattgacAATAAGATAAGATATGCACTTAAGTTTCCCAACCAGAAGCATCTTCCTGTGCGCGTGACAAAAAATATCTTGGAAGCAGAAGGTGATCAGgatgaaaaaagaaaattatGGTTTTCTGAGAACCATGTGCCACTGTACATGTTACGTGAATTTGAGCAGAATGCGGGGATTAGCTCCTTGCCTACTCCAGAAGTTTTGGACTCCAAGTGTTTCACCAATTTCTACCCAAGGCGAGTAAGAGCATTTACCGGAGATGTCTTTtcttatctctttcacaagggAGAAGTCTATCCATGCACCTCATGCAAGAAGGATGTCCTGTACAG GGATATTGTTAAATGCAGCTCTTGTCAAG GTAATTGCCATAAAGAGTGTACATCAAGATCTATTGTTAGCAAAGGAGGCAGTGCTACTTCCACTTTGACATGCAAGTTATGCCTCCAGAAGCGGAATCTTATGCTTACAAGTTACAGTACCAATGCAAGTTATCTCCAGCCTCAACAAAAGAGTACTGGCCAACAAGTGACCGCTCCAAGAATTGTCTTTAAGGTTGGTTCTTCCCATTCTGCTGAACCTGGCCTGAAAGCTGAAGCGCAGCCAGTCACAAAGGTTAAAGCACAGCCAGCCACAAAGGTTAAAACACAGCCAGCAGCAAAGGTGGAAGCTCAGCCAATTACGAAGGTGGAAGTCCAGCCACTCGCAAAGGTGGAAACCTTGCCAATTACAAATGTGGCAACTCCGAACATCGCTAGCGTACAAGCTCAGCCAAAGACAAAAGCTAAAAATTCAAAGTCAGAGAAACCAAAGAAACCTAAAAAAGTTCAAGCGATCACATATTTTGGTCTTGTATGGAAGAAAAATAAGACCGACAAGGATGATGGAAGTGATTTCAGGGCGAATGATATAATCCTTAGAAGTAAGGATGGCATAGGTTCGTCAATTAAACCGACCTGTTGCCTTTGTAACAAAACTTATTCTCCGGATTTCCTGTATGTACGCTGCGAGAGGTGCAGAA ATTGGTTTCATGGTGATGCCTTGCAACTTGAGGATGAAAGGATTGGGGAGTTGGTTGCATACCGATGCTGTAGGTGCCGAAGGAGAGCCATACCCCAATGTCCTCATTCAGATGATTATACAAAGCCTGAACCAGATTTTAGTGAACAAACGGTTGCTACATCATCACAGTCAACAATGCTATCTAGTGAGGAGACTTTTGCTTTAGCAGATCAGGACCCACTGCTCGCTTCATATGGAATTGTTGAACCAGTTGGGGAAGAAACAGTGGATGCTGATTTATCAGCTAACATGTTAAGCTTTGCCTCAGGAAGCAACCAGAAGCTGTCGATAAGAAGAGCACAAACTAAAAATTGTGAATACCTTGACAAAGAAAGATCTATGAATGCCTATTATATCCAGGATCAACCTCCTGGGAATGGAAACATCACTTTCAGCCATATGAATGAATTTTCGTTTTTGGAGGCTGACAGTGTGGATGCTTCGGAGCTATTGGGGTGGGATTTTTCCCAAGGAACTGCATATGCTGCCCTTCCTGATTCCACTGCTAATCACCAAGCGAATAACAATAGCTGCGGCAGCTTTGCAATGGACCAATATGAACCCCAGACTTATTTTTCATACACCGAACTGCTTGAAGCTGATGATACGCAGCTTGAAAATGCATTTGGGATGTCTACTGGTCTGCAAGATGATGGCAATTGCACGGGAAACTTCAATCAACAGGGAGCTGGCTTTGATGAGATGTCTTTTATGATAGAAGATGGAGCTTCAAATATGAACTTCCCAACAGATGATCCCTCCCCTGATTTGGTGGCTTGTCACAAGTGCCAGAACACTGAGCCACCACCTGATCTCAAATGTTCAGTCTGTGACCTGAATTTACACCGCCAATGCTCACCTTGGGATGAAACTGCACCGCCTGCTGAGTCTGGCGATTGGAGTTGTGGTGCTTGTCGAGAATGGCGATGA